The genomic stretch ACGTATTGTAATTTTGACTGTACATAAATTTGAGAAATGATTACTACCACAATTTCGGAATTCAGAAAGGACATCAAGCGTTACCTCAACAGGGTCACGCAGAATTTTGAGACGCTGATCATTAATCGTGGTAAGGATGCCGGGGTCGTCATAATTTCCCTTGAAGAATACAACTCCCTTCAAGCCACGCAACACGAACTTTCATCCGAGGCCAACGCCAAGAGAGTGGATTCGGCTATCGCCAAGTTTAAGGAGGGCAAGGCCTTCTCCATAGAATTGCTAATTTTGAATTGAGAATTTTGAATTTTGAATTAAAAAAAGCGGTGCTGCTGGGGGTGGGGTCGCTTTTTTTTGAGATTTATGATTCTATGATTTATGATTTTGTATTTTTGGCTCGGAGATATGCAGTGATATTTTCTGTTTATTGATCATAAAGAAAGACTATTTTAGATTAACAGCGTATTTTATACCTTAAGAAACAACTCATGAATTTGATCAAACTTTTCCTGTTCGCCTTTGCGATGCTGATCTTCTGTCCACAGCAGACTTCAGCTTCACACATAATGGGCAGCGATATTGGCTGGAAGTGTCTTGGCAACGACAGCTTCCTCATTACAATTACCATCTATCGTGATTGCAACGGTGTGACAACTTCAGCGAATGCCATAGGGATAAGCGGTATTGGATGTAGCTTTAGCCAATCCATCTCTACCACACTAAGTTCTCCGATAGACATAACGCCAATATGCAAGGGAAACTGTACCCGGTGCATTGGTGGGAGTTCGAGTTGTAGTTTTCCTTATGGAATTCAGAAACAATATCTCACTGGTATTGTGGACTTAAGCAGCGTAAACTGTTGCGATTTTCGACTGAGTCTTCAAGCCTGTTGCCGAAACTCTAATATTACTACCGGAGCAGACGACCAGAACTATTACACAGAGGCTTTTTTTAGCAAATGCGACACCCCATGTAACAACTCTCCCAGATTTATGGAAGAGCCAGTAAGAATTCTTTGTGTCAACCAGTGCTTCATAGGGAATCTGGGTGCAGTAGATGGTGATGGAGATTCGTTGGTTTATTCGCTTACCCCACCTTTGCAAAGCAGTGGAACGAATACTAGTTGGAACAGTCCGTATACGTATTTTAGACCTCTCTATTTTGACCAGTTTCCTAACGCAAATACCGCTTTCAACTATCCCCAATGCAGGGGATTTCATGTGGACAGCTTTACTGGCGAATTC from Bacteroidia bacterium encodes the following:
- a CDS encoding type II toxin-antitoxin system prevent-host-death family antitoxin; the encoded protein is MITTTISEFRKDIKRYLNRVTQNFETLIINRGKDAGVVIISLEEYNSLQATQHELSSEANAKRVDSAIAKFKEGKAFSIELLILN